The nucleotide sequence CAATGACCAATCCCGGCCGGGCCGTGTGAATTTTAATCCTGACCTTATTCGCGGCCCGTTCTATCTCAATCCTGGAGATACCGGCCTGAAAAAGCCTTTTTTTCAAGAATTTCCGTATCCTATGGTCTTCCAGCACGAAGTGGCTGTATTCCTTGCCCGCGAACCATCTCGAATCCCAATCGCGATGGATCCCCAATCTAAATCCGATTGGATTGACTTTTTGTCCCAAAACATCCTCCGTCGAGCTATTCGTCCCGGTCAGCGCCTATTCAGGCCAAAAACGGCTTCCTTATTTCTCGTCTAAAACAACGGTCAGGTGGCTGGTTCTTTTTCTTATCCTGGTGGCACGACCCATCGCCCTGGGTCTGAATCTTTTCAAAGTGGGCCCTTCATCGGCATATATACGCTTAATGAAAAGGGTGTCGACATCTATGCCCGAATGGCCCTCTGCATTGGCAACGGCCGAATTGACGAGTTTCTTCACCAGGTAGGCACCTTTTTTAGGGGAATAGGTAAGCATATTCAGCGCTTCTTCGACCCTTTTCCCCCGAATCTGGTCCATGATGAGCCTCGCCTTCCGCGGCGATATCCTCACATATTTTGCCACCGCCCGGATTTCCATTATTTCTTCCCCTTTAGCCGTGATTTCCTGTCCCCGGCATGACTATAGAATGTCCTCGTCGGTGAAAATTCTCCCAGCTTGTGCCCCACCATGTCTTCTGTCACGAAAA is from Deltaproteobacteria bacterium and encodes:
- the rplV gene encoding 50S ribosomal protein L22; its protein translation is MEIRAVAKYVRISPRKARLIMDQIRGKRVEEALNMLTYSPKKGAYLVKKLVNSAVANAEGHSGIDVDTLFIKRIYADEGPTLKRFRPRAMGRATRIRKRTSHLTVVLDEK